In Lolium rigidum isolate FL_2022 chromosome 3, APGP_CSIRO_Lrig_0.1, whole genome shotgun sequence, the genomic window ggcgaggaaatcagcaaaatctgcaggcaactcatgatcaacctccgcaagagggccctcacactGATAGGGACCgacatgtgtcctggcatgattcttgcggtcatcctcgatgatcatgttgtgcatgatcacacaagcctgcatcacctcccacatttggtcgtgagaccagcttagagcaggtaccggacaatggcaaattgtgcttgaagcacaccaaatgcccgctcgacatccttcctgcaagcctcctgtcgcgtagcaaagtgggaattcttcagacctgatggattcgagattgttttgacaaaagtgacccattttggatatataccatcagctagataatagccttttgtATATTCGTGGccgttgatctcatagttgcatggtgaagcatgcccttccactagtctgctgaacaccggagactgctgcaacacgttgatgtcattatgtgatcccgccatgccaaaaaaagaatgacaaatccacaggtcataatctgccacagcttcaagtaccacactgcaatatccatgacgccctttgtatataccttgccaagcaaacaggcggttcttccatgcccagtgcatgcaatcgatgcttccaagcattccaggaaatcctctggcagcattttgtgccatgatccttgcagtctcttcctcagttggccctctcaactagtatttgccaaactttcccctcCACAGCTCggaaaaacttgtacatgcactcaatggcaatagactcactcatgcgaaggtagtcgtcctatgtatcggcaggtgctccgtatgcaagcatcctcatggcggcggtgcacttctgaatcgacgagaacccgacaacgcctacagcgtcgagcttgaacttgaagtaggggtcgaactctcgaacgccgtggaggatattcatgaatagccccttgctcatcctgtaccgacgccaaaaattgtcggcatgtgttgcatcgtcggcgaagtagtcgttgtgcagcatggcatgcccctccatcctctgccggggcttggacttccttctccccggccttgatcctccgcggcgcgacctcttcctcttctccgcctcggcgtcaagcatgtcctggagggacgcgatgatcagcaaatgctcctggaggtcgtcgtcgaaggcttgctcgtcctccagcagcagggcaaccatctcatcgtcgctatccatgtctaaaagcaaaatcaattgttaaaATTGcgtcgaggcagacgacgcaacgaacagcggccaaccgcgcctacctggcaagtcgtcgagcaccttgtgtgcgcggaggtggggcggattcgacgccgcgttctgggacgcgatggccaagcggcggcggcggaacgaccggcgGTAGCGCCTGCCGCGGCGACGgcgccgactctcagaagagatcagaccctcaaacggccggcaaatccagcagcggcggcggaggggtgggagacgcgggaaggaaggagcgacgagaaaaaaaggcgcgaatcaacggtttatgcaacacgtcgccgacatgtgggagcccgtcactccccgcctcgcttttcgttgtgtccggcgtggacggcctcgggacgccggacaccgtatcgaagcgcgccggacaaaattaaGCTTTGGGGGACGGGCTGGAACCGTTTTTTAGTCCAGCACgttccaaattgctttgggggacgtgactggagatgctctaagcctcgTACCTGAGCACTACTGCATTGCGCCATTGTTGCTGGCTGCTGCGCTTCCGGGGCCATTCATATTTGCTCCGTGGTGCTCATTCACCCAGCAAATCGGGAAGCCCCATTGTGCATGTACGACATGAACCAATATCAAACAATGCGCTCGTTGCCGAGTCCTCCTGCCGATGAAGCTGTAGAGCTCAGGCGGTGTTACTCTTTCATCTGTTCTTCAGTCCTCTGGTGGAAAAGCATAGGCAAAAGCACATAACTGGGATGTCGTCACCAGAGAACAGAAAACACATTCGAGCACAATCGACGATTTATTCACAAGAACAGATACGCAAGCATGCTGTCCCAGTTCACAAGCGTCCATACACCGAAAAGATTTTGCATCTCTAGAACAACAAACATCGGTATCCTGTCTTGAGACATTCCAACACTTTATTCAGTGTCTCTTACTGCTAGATTGAGATGGTCTGCACGCTGGCTATGGAACCAATCGATCCACAGTCACGGCGATATACACATAACATGAACAAAGAGGGGAAAATCGCACGCAAATATAAGTTCAACAACGGCCATTGTCTACAGAAAAACACGGCCTACATTTCGTCATCATCACCCTGATCATTATTAGAGTTCAAAGGGACGCCCAGCGAACGCTGGCCGGATAGGGTCCTAGTATCCTCCCTGGATGTAGGCGTTGAGCCGGTTCAGCTCCTCCTTGTGCTCGCTGACCACCGCGCGGACGATGTCACCGATGGAGACCATCCCCACCATGCCAGTGCCGTCGATCACTGGGATGTGCCTAATACGCTTTTCTGCAAGCAGCGAtgggcatggctggttaagttcaGTGCTTTAGACACATCTCGTATCCATTGACAAGAGAACTCATGAGTTACCTGTCATCAGCTGCATTGCTTGTAGCACTCTAGTGTCAGGTTTCACCGTGATCAGCTTGTTCTGTCAAAAAGATGACATGTCAATGCAGTTCAGCGGCAAATGATGATTTGTTAATGGAGTACATGCTTGCAACTAGAGGTTCTGTACTAAGTACCTCTTCAGTCATGATATCTCCAACCTTCGTTGACTTGGAGGATCGACCCTGCACAATGATTTTCCGGAGATAATCTGAACAGGCAAGTATCAGAATAAAGTGTTAGTCACATAGGTCAATCTTGCTTACAAGCTGGACATGTTTGCTGTCATGTTCTTTGATCATGTGTGTTCGTTTTGTTCTCAGGAGCATCTTCATATATCTTACCACAGTAGGTACTGAGATGCTGGCTGATACTATTCCTGGATATTATGCATTCGGATGATGGCTCAATGAGATAATAGGTAAATGACCAAGATCTGTGTGACTTTGTGAGTGTCAGAGTGGTGGGCCTGAGGTTGGCAAACCTTAAAGTTCATGTGACTTCGAAGAAGTTAAGGGTTGTATATGGTAGCTGGAGGTCCACGATCAGAGTTCGACCATTAAGAGCACAATAATAAGTGGGTCTAAGCCTATGGTAGTTGGAGGTCCAGGATGAAAGTTCGACCATTTCAgggcacaatataaatggttcaaAGCACACACTTCCTTTTCAGACCTGAAATATCCCTTGCAATGTTGGACATAACCTAAACCAACTTAATAGTTTTCTATTGGGAACTCACTGTAAACTTGGTGACTGCAGTGCGGCATGAGAATACtaccacatatagtttcatgtgTATGTTTTACTTACTAGACGCGGGCATGTGCCAAACAATCTGCAGTTTTTTTGTGCATGATGCATTAAATCCAAAAGTATTAGATTTATTCATCAATCCTAAAGCTCTTCATTGTCCAGAattataattcatgtaaaaacaagtgATTTTGTCTGTTATCAAGCATTTGCAACTTCACTCTAACGTTCTTACTTAGAGCCATTATCTTCCTAATATGCTGTTTATTTTTTCTATATAACATGAAATAGTGTTCAGACATTTTTTATGCAGAAGAGAAGGACATAATCAAAGAAAAATGGATGCCAGATAATATATCGCGTAAAAATTGAAGTTAGCAATAGTATTTAGCATTTATTCCTTTAGCACTTGGTTATATATTTCTTCATCACACAGAGTTTAGATAGCAGTTTACCTCTCTCAGTGACGATACCAGCAATTGATTTATCCTGTCCAGGTTTAACAACCACCAAAGCTCCCACATTGTGTTGAGTCATCTGTTAAAACTCTATCGTCATTCAAAGCCTAAAAATTGTATACGCAGCAAGTAATATGACCAGTAAGAAATCATACCGATTTGACAGCGTCATAGACACTATCGTCCGTGGTGCACCAGAGCCACGATCCATCAGCACTCTTCCCTTTAGACTTCAGAATATCAGCAATAGTGCCGCTCTCAAATCCACTCTCCTCTATTTGAGCAGATGACACTGACATGAAACGCGGAAACACAGCAGGCAGCATAGCAGGCTTCGCAACACTGATGTGTTTCAGAACAGCAGATTTGAGCACACTGCCATGTGATCCGATAGCTTGAATTGCGCGTTGCATTTTCTTATCTGTCAGATCATACACATACATAAATCATTTGAATGGAGAAAATGATTGACTTGTAACTATCTTCTATATAACAGAACTATTTTTCAGTTAGAACGGAGATTTTCCAAAtagtttaaaatttcaaaatttgaataacaTAGACCAACCCAGATTCTTGATAAATCCACGAAAATTAACACCCAAAAATTAACTAGTAAATAATATCAAAATTTTGTTCTTTCAAGCAGATCAACTCTTGTAGCAGGTAACCACATTATTGGGGAACAGTAACTGGATATAATGTGAAGAGGAGGTAAACTAGATACGGAAATAGATAGGGCTACGCTCATGGCACGTAACTGAACTGTCGAAAGTAGCAGAAATAGCAGTGGAGGTAACACTAACACGACAACCAGACTGAAACCAAGTTTCTGCCAACACCCATCATGACTCAAGGAAACACAAGTGACAGTAAAAAAGAGGTGTTCACAGGTTAATTTACATTGCAGATATTTCCTTCTGGGAACATCAGCAAAACCCACAGTACAGAGTAAAATCACAGCCCAATAGGAGGATCAAATTACAGGACTAGATGCGGGCTTGGCTAAAATTTAGGAGGCCGTCAGACAAAGCAAAGACACTAGCTCATAAACATATGATATAACGATGGCTGTTGACCAACACAGTGCGAGGAAACAATAATGCAGCTGTCTCACCATTCCGCATAAACAAACAACCCTATCTCAATCCCACAGGGAACGCCACATCAAAAAAGAACTGGTTTCCATTAGGCTGATGCAGTGAAAAGGATGTCGAGCTTATCTACCATTTTATACTTTAGCCAGTAGAGAGATAAGTAGTAGTGTAGTACtactggaaaaaggaaatttatgcGCAGAAAATTCGTTGAATTAGTCTCTACTTTTTTTTGGTTGAATCATCTGTTAAGAACTGAATATTTATGCACGTCGACATAGTCACGTGGCATGTCCTACCTATTAATCAGTTTCGTTTTGACGTACTAGTATTTCTTAGAGAAATCCGCTACCAATATGTCCACCCTACTTGATGTGATGTGTTTAGCATAACATCTTTAGACATCTCTGGAGGGCCATATTCAGAGTTCGCTAACCAGGAAAATTTATTTCATGTCACAATCAGAACAATAAGGAATCAGCAACAAACAGAGAATCCAACTGACGCCTTCACCCAGAACACTAAACTCGATGCACTCGGGGTGCCGCGATATTCGATCCGGCGCTATCAACTCGCTGCCACCGCAAGAACCAAATGGACAAATGAATCACGCATGAACCACAAAAGAGGATGTGAATTTTCGGGACCAAATAACTTCTACTTTTACTTCTGCAACTACGCAAACTGCACTTTTTAGGACATCCGGATCAAGTCTTCACCGATCCAGATAAGAAATCAGCCAACCATCAAAAATGAAGCTGATTAGTACGCAGCAGGCGCAGCCCACTAAGAATTACGAAACACTTGCTAACTGGAACAGGAAAAAAAACCTAAGAAAACCCACAAGGAACAGATCAAGCAGAAGACATCAAGCACCTCTGTTCCTCCTACAAGAAATCCTACCAGCCCAGCTATTCTCGTCTCTTTTGAACAGCTCTTCTGGTAAGATGAGCAACTAGTCTGCTAGCAGAAACGAGAGGAAAACAACAGATCGTGCAAGAACCAAGAGAAACAACACCGGAAGTACAGCCATCTGACCCTTTTGTGCTCACTTCAGGATGGCATCAGCAGGCACTGTAGACACACATCAGCAGCGTCGTGTTTCTTTCAGAAATCAGAACCAATACTAACCAGCAGCGTCGCGTCTCTAGACAGCTAGTACTAATCGATCCacacaaagggggagaagagaccgGCCGCTTTACCTGCGTAGCCGCGGGACCGAGCTTCGCTTCGCTTCCGGAGGAGCTGCGggtgggaggaagaagatgaggggagGGACACTTGTGCTGCTGGGAGGCGATGGTGGGAGTGACGAGCCCTGCTAATTAAAGCGACACTCTCACACGCTCTCTCGAGGTGAGGTGGGGTGGTGTGGTGGTGtcatgtgatgagtgagtagtccggtCTTATCCACACCGGCCTGTCTCCACTTTTATTTCGGTTCTTTAACATTTTGTTTTGGACTTTCGAAGCTTTTGTTTCAGTGCTACGCTTTCTCGAGGCTGGTTGTACAAGTTTCTTTCTTGAGCAATTTCAGTGCAAAACGAGTGCCAGTAATCACAGGATACACACGCACGCACTCGTATGCACTCCTCCGGGTATTTCTCTACCAACGATCTCACTTTATATTCCCACCAAGAAAAAAAAGGAGTGCTCCTGGTTTTAAATATTTGAATATTGTATGTATGTGTTTGAAAAATTATAAAATTTATTGCATGAATACATATACATGTCCTGAATACTCGTGAAAAAGCTTAGTAGAAATTTTGTTGTACTTTGAGCTACAATTTGTGGCTGTTTGTATTGGTTTGAAAACTCACATTTTTGTCTAAAATTTGTCTTTATCGTATAGCacaaaatacaacatatgtttcccTGAAATTTCTACCATACCTTAGAAATAGGTATATATATAGGTGCATATTTAATTTCAGATTTTCTTGAGTCCCAAAgttatgtttttttttgaaacaacggGAGCACTGACGCTCATGGGTCAAATGCACTTTCTGCAACACAAGAAAAGTTATTATTATTATAGATTAAAATACCATAAAATAGAAATATCACCATAAACTACTACAAGAATAAAAGTTACTTCGCATTTCTCTGAATTCATTGTCACTATCTTCATTGTCCGCACCCAAAAATACATGGCTGGATTGTTGACCCTGATAAAGGGGCGGCCCCAAAATCGGTATTTTGtagtttttaaaattttcaaataaaaaGTTTGCATGTAGAGGTTGCACGTATGTATGTGTGTGCCATATTTTTATAATCAAATTCGAAAGTATGTAGTTTGAGCAAAATGGCAAGTTCTAACTTTCATGTAACTTCGTGAAGGGGGTGGGGGCGATTGGTGATATATTGTACCTAATTTTGCGAGTGTATGTGCGGAAATTACAAATGGATGTCAAGCTACATGTACCTTTTATTGTCAAGAATTTGAAAGTTTTAAAAAGGGAAAAATCTTGAATGTAGCCAATGTTATACTCCCTCTTTTCCACTCAATAAGGCTCACATTCTTTTTTAAAAGTCCATGCAAACACAGTTTGACGAAAATTTTAGGAAAATCTATCAACAAATGTGATATTATGTGGATATCATATACAAATATATTTCATAATGTATCTAAGTATTAATTATGTAGATAATTGTttgtaaaaacttggccaaactTTACATGGTTTGACTTTTTAAAATTAATACTGCCTATGTCAATAAATATATGTCTTAGTTTTATCAAAACTTGGATGTATGTATTTAGATTCATCCAAATTCAGACAAATCTATAACATCTATCTATGGACGGATGGAGTACAATAATTATTCATTGGAACGCAGATTATAATGCTACAAGCGTGCAAAATCTCAACGTAAAATTCTTTATATTCTGGGTACATAAAATCGACAAATGTGTCTATCTCAATTTTAGCTCGAACTTATTTAGATTTAAACCAAATTTAAATATTTATTATCAATTAGATGGAGTACTAGAAAAGGTTGAAAATGTTTTGAGTACCCACCACCACAAAGGAGTGGGTATGTGGGCACACGTTAGCTGCATGTGGCCTCACCGACCATACAAAGAGCGCAGGTCTCGCACGAAGTACAAGCCTAtatgggcgcgtttggttgcgtGCACTCATTTCCTGCATGACTGCGTCAGCAAGATGGGCTCACATGCGCGTCGCGAACGGGTCATGGACCATGAAAGTtgggtcgtttggtagcctgtgcggcCTTTTGCACGTCGGAGAAGGAACCcaggccccatcgtttggttgcccgtttacAATACTTTCTTCCATGCTCGTGCAGCCTAGAGcctgtttggttgcagatagcTCAGTGATGTGGTAACCCCTTCATTTAGAGTGTGAGGTTAGCCAGTACTGAATAACAGCAGACATCAAATTCAGTTCATCACAAAAGGTGCTAGTAATACACAACAATTACTTagtgggcgatgcatcacgagggaagcaactacttcgtgatgcatcacaggttcatcacacgaggggttaatatataccacctcgaacaagttcatcattacagaccggggatcaagttgtagcaagtcctagctaatgaaGGGATACAAGATTACCTCCCAAAATCAACAGATCATGAcgaaggaagcagaagcactaagcagcaaactggttgcggagccagtcctaagccagctcctcctctccggtgtctgcagcttacggtagacggcatactctgcttcattgtctgcaatgaagtcgatagccctCACCAGCAAGTTAGGCTGGAACAACAACTTCTTGCACACAAACCGAGGAGTGAAGATCATCTTCATCTGAGCGTAGTTCGTGATCGGGGTGCCGACATACTGACGGTGCTTCGGGTAGCGCTGCAACCCACAAGAAACAATTGTTAGTACGGAGGACATTCACACATATGTACTTTCAGATCTATGCAAGAACTCAATGATGCTTTGTACCTGGATGTACTCGTCCACCGTcccttcatcaccgccgtagaagcagcaaccatcttcgcTCCATTCTAGAATGCGATCGGATTTTATCTTCATAATTAAGCTACACttcgtcctccagtttctgatgtggttgtacagcTGAAGAGTGGTGATATGTACGCTGacgaatgcaagaacatccgcggctaccttcttcatctgctgctccttgaatcccatgttgaagcagacgtcactacggacgagctgaaccaaccggttcagcacaaactctgatggcttaggtttccaaaccatggttGGTTTGCTTGCAATAGACATGGTTGAGCATTCACAGTAGGCGCAAATagatcaggggagcccaaagGTATGATCGCCTATATGACATTGCCGGAGTAGAGGTagagccggccatgtcgctagatcgggaaCATTGGATGAGCTCGAAAGGGGGAAATGAGGGATTTGGATTTGCCGGTGAGAGAGTTtcccctatatacggtggcgaaaattcaagcgcggtgaccgaattcatggcgccgagatttcgccatctcccgcggtggctctgcGAGGACGCGACATTCTCCACTTGTACGAAAACGGGGGTGGCTCGCTAGATACGGCCGAACCGGACGTTTCTCCAGGGTCTGGCCAGGTGCTTTAAGAAGCGGTTCATACAAGAAACACAACCTCGATCAGGCATCCAAACGGACCGAAAATTGTTGGCTTGATGCGAGCCTAGAAACATGCAgactaccaaacacgccctataTACCCCGCACGCAGGCAAAGGCAAAGGAGAAGAAAACAGTAGTGCTGCCAAACTGTGTACCTGGTATATATCACCGATTCGCCGGTGGCAATAATTGCGAGGGCTGAAATGCAGAGGAAGCAACACCGGATGGTGGCGACGGCAGCCCCGGCCGGTCGGGTCGGGGTCAGGTCGGCGTCACGGGACGCAACGCACGTAGACAAAACTGCCGTCGCAATCCCGATGCCCTCCTATGCATCGTCGGCCCGGCCGGGGAATTCACCCTTTCAGGCCATGGATGGCGAACGGGAGGAGGAGGCCAGGTGCGTGCGATGTGCGACCCTCTGATAGTCTGACGCCGACGTGTTAACTGACCGTGAAATGGCCGGAAACTCTCTGCGAGTGCCGGAGGTTAAAGTTAATTAACTATCGTAGGGATCAGATTGGTGGGGTTTAGCCAGTATGGGTGCGGATCGGATAGGGCGGGGCCGCGTGACCATGTCACGGATTCCCTGGGATTCCTGCATCTTTTCCTGTCAACAAGTTGGGtgtttcatttttattttctctCCTCCCACTTGGCCCGCTCACTATCGTGTGTCTGCAAGATAGCCACAGGGGGCCTGTTCCGCCGAGGCTGGAGGGGAAGAATGGTCTCCGACACAGAGCTGTCTCCGTCCTCGGGGAAAGTGGCCCGACATAAATAGATCAAAGCGGTTCATTTTGGTGTGAGAGGATATGAGGATGTGAAAAACATAGCCAACGGTTCGACGTAAACGGATCGAGATGTTTACGGCGACGTATTCCAGACCTAAAATTCGTCTAAGAATGTGTCGGGTGGACACATCAAGgatcgtgctagtgtttgtagtcgtcacTAGGTAAAGCCACCATCATGGATGATGATGTCGCGATGACGCCAACACCGACGTCGGCACTGGCACAAAAAAACCAAATGACCGGAGGATGCACGCTAGAGGAGGACCGGTGCATTTGTCGGTCTTGGTTGGAAATTAGCCAAGATCCTATTCGTGGTgccgaacaaaaacaaaaatcgtATTGGAGGAAGGCTACACAAGATTTTCAAGAGAGTAGGCAACTTGCTCCCTTCAAAATTCATAGCGGTCCCGACCAATTGTCAATTCAAAAAAGGCGAGAATTCATCCAACTTGAGACCAACAAATTTTGCAGTGTGATGGAGCATGTCTTTCAGCGCCTTGTGAGCGGCCTCGATGTCGCGAACACGGTAAGACCTCGGCCATTTACAATATGGCTATGTGCATTGGCATGCGTGAGTACCTCTAACGGTTTGCATATGTGTAGGTTCCCCTTGCTTTGGAGTACTTCAAGACATCCCATATCAACAAGTCCCACATGTTGGTTCATTTGTTGGAGGGAGCTCAATTAGTGTCCCAAGTGGAACCTATGCAACAAAGTCAAAAATGGTGGGGGCAATGTATCGCCGGTCATTGATCTCGAAGAGGAAGCACCAAGCAATGGTGTCCTTCCATCTTGACCAAGGGCCACAAGGCTACAAAGGTTGATCTCAAACGTGATGTTTCCGCACTTGCATTGAGTGACACCTTGAGGGGGCTCATGGCCGAGAAGGGGGACACACTTTCCAAGAGAGATGAGAAGTGGCGCTGGGAGAAAGAGACCGCATATGCTAACTTCATTGACCTCACAAAGAGGGCTATTGAAATTGAAGagcgcaatgcacatacaaagaCCATTGAGGTCGATGCCAAATTGCTTGTGAAGGAGAACCAGATCATGCTCGCTGACTTAAGCATCATAGAGCGAGAACAAAGGGCTTGTTCGAGAAGAAGTGAGCCATCATCCGCCAACAAGATGCGTGATCATAGTTTGTCTATTTCACATGAACGGTGTGCCCTTTTGCACTTTGATTCGGTATTATTGTGTGCGAGGAGCCACAGGATGACACCCTCAACTACCTCGGCCTCCTCGCATGGGACTGTGAGAAGCTGGC contains:
- the LOC124704219 gene encoding CBS domain-containing protein CBSX3, mitochondrial-like, translated to MQRAIQAIGSHGSVLKSAVLKHISVAKPAMLPAVFPRFMSVSSAQIEESGFESGTIADILKSKGKSADGSWLWCTTDDSVYDAVKSMTQHNVGALVVVKPGQDKSIAGIVTERDYLRKIIVQGRSSKSTKVGDIMTEENKLITVKPDTRVLQAMQLMTEKRIRHIPVIDGTGMVGMVSIGDIVRAVVSEHKEELNRLNAYIQGGY